One stretch of Carcharodon carcharias isolate sCarCar2 chromosome 20, sCarCar2.pri, whole genome shotgun sequence DNA includes these proteins:
- the dio3a gene encoding iodothyronine deiodinase 3a yields MNLLKEIVAVLLLLPRFLITALMLWLLDILCIRKRLLSKTGEQTEGNADDPPLCVSDTNRMFTLESLKAIWYGQKLDFFKSAHVGSPAPNPEVVSLQEQRKVRLLDYSRGARPLILNFGSCTUPPFMARLKSFQRVATQYADIADFLLVYIEEAHPADGWVSTDAPYDIPRHRSLEDRLRAASLINKENPGCPVVADTMDNSSNAAYGAYFERLYVLQSQTVVYQGRRGPEGYKISELRLWLEQYKNQSHNSSTVLIEV; encoded by the coding sequence ATGAATCTCCTGAAAGAGATAGTGGCTGTACTCCTCCTACTGCCCAGGTTCCTCATCACCGCCCTTATGCTGTGGCTACTCGATATCCTGTGCATTCGAAAGCGGCTGTTGTCTAAGACTGGGGAACAGACCGAGGGAAATGCTGATGATCCTCCCCTTTGTGTCTCGGACACAAACCGAATGTTTACTCTCGAGTCTCTCAAAGCGATCTGGTACGGCCAGAAACTGGACTTCTTCAAATCTGCACACGTGGGCTCGCCGGCTCCAAACCCGGAGGTGGTGTCGCTACAAGAGCAGAGAAAGGTCCGGCTGCTCGACTACAGCCGAGGGGCGAGGCCACTGATTCTGAACTTCGGGAGCTGCACCTGACCCCCCTTCATGGCGCGCCTCAAATCCTTCCAACGAGTCGCCACCCAATATGCAGACATTGCAGACTTTCTCCTGGTCTACATTGAGGAAGCCCACCCTGCTGACGGCTGGGTCAGCACCGACGCCCCCTACGATATCCCAAGGCACCGCTCTCTGGAAGACCGACTGAGAGCAGCCAGCCTGATAAACAAGGAGAACCCTGGCTGCCCTGTGGTCGCGGACACCATGGACAACTCTTCCAACGCTGCCTACGGTGCTTACTTTGAAAGGCTGTATGTCCTGCAGAGCCAGACAGTGGTGTATCAAGGAAGGAGGGGACCAGAGGGATACAAGATTTCGGAACTCAGATTGTGGCTTGAGCAGTATAAAAACCAGAGCCACAATTCCAGCACTGTCCTGATTGAAGTGTGA